The Cloacibacillus sp. nucleotide sequence TGCGCGGCACGGAGATCGACGTCTCGCAGACCCCGGACCTCTTCCCGATACTCGCCGTACTCGCCGCCTGCGCGGAGGGAGAAACGCGGCTCGTCAACGCCGCCCGTCTGCGTATCAAAGAGAGCGACCGCCTGGCGGCGATGGCCGCCGAACTGACCGCGCTGGGAGCGGAGGTAAAAGAGGGGACGGACTCGCTCACCCTCGCCGGAGGCGGCGGCCTGCGCGGCGGCGCGGCAGGCGCCCACAACGACCACCGTATCGCGATGAGCCTGGCCGTCGCCGCCTCAGCCTGCGGCGGGGAACTTACGATAGACGACGCAAACTGCGTAAAAAAGAGCGCCCCCGGCTTTTGGGAGGAATACCACGCGATGGGCGGCAGCTTTGTGATGGATAAGGAGGCACAATGATGAAATATTCGATCTTTGGAGAATCGCACGGGCCGGCGATCGGCGTCCTGCTGAACGACATTCCCGCCGGCGCCGCGCTGGACATGGAGGAGATATCCTTCGAGATGGGACGCAGAGCCCCCGGCAAAAGCGCCGTCTCCACGGCGCGTAAAGAGGCCGACGTTCCCGAGATACTCAGCGGACTATGCGGCGGCTTCACCACCGGCGCGCCGCTCTGCGCGATAATAAAAAACACCGACGCGCGCTCCGGCGACTATTCGCTGCTCAAGCGCTTTCCGCGCCCCGGCCACGCCGACTACACCGCCGCCGCGCGTTACGACGGTTTCGCGGACATGCGCGGAAGCGGCCAGTTCTCGGGACGCCTCACCGCGCCGCTGGTCTTCGCGGGCGCGGTGGCCAAGCAGCTGCTGGCAGGACGCGGGGTCTTCGTGGGAGCGCATATCGCCGCGATCGGCGGAATCCGCGACATCTCGCTTACGGAGGGCGGCTTTCTAAAAGATAAAACCGCCGAAACGGTATTAAGGGCGGCGGCGCGCAAAGAGCTGCCGGTGATCGACGACTGCGCGGGAGAGAAAATGCGCGAGGCGATCGCCGCTGCCAAAAGA carries:
- the aroC gene encoding chorismate synthase, translated to MKYSIFGESHGPAIGVLLNDIPAGAALDMEEISFEMGRRAPGKSAVSTARKEADVPEILSGLCGGFTTGAPLCAIIKNTDARSGDYSLLKRFPRPGHADYTAAARYDGFADMRGSGQFSGRLTAPLVFAGAVAKQLLAGRGVFVGAHIAAIGGIRDISLTEGGFLKDKTAETVLRAAARKELPVIDDCAGEKMREAIAAAKREGDSLGGLIECAALGLEAGIGEPGADSLESLISRACFAVPGVKGIEFGAGFAFAEMRGSAANDPMEMADGRVSMRTNNNGGVSGGISTGAPLLFRAALRPTSSIAREQDTVDMEKRVNAKLVVPGRHDPCIVHRAVPVIEAAAALALLEALQKLYGIRGLSGRRQ